Sequence from the Nocardia brasiliensis genome:
CGACGAACTTCGAGTGCCTCCCGAACTCATCAGCTCAAGACACGTACCCGGACAAGAACCCGCACCCGCCGAAGAAATGCCATCGAACTGAGACAACAGACTCTCGCCACAACGTGAGACAAACCGGAAACGACCAGGTCAATCGAGTGGCAAATGCCACGGATTTTGAGACCCTACACATAAAGTTTTGGCCACTCGATGGTCACTCGGCCAGAGTTTTGTGCCCTTTCTTGCTGATGTATGAGCGTCGCCGGTTGCCGCTGGCGACAGGAGGCACCGGGCGACGAGGGCGTTCAGTGCCGTGGGATCAGTGATCGAAGCTCATCGACGCATCGAATCGGGTCGCACCACAGGCAAACTCGTGCTCCGCGTCGGCGATCGCTGACTATTCCCGCCGAGGTCAGTTCGGGGTGAGGCGACGCATCCTGGCGTTGAGGTAGCGCTGCTCGGGCAGGCTCGCGGTGAGTTGGGCGGCCTGACGGTAGCTGTCGAGCGCGCCCGGCCGGTCGCCGGCCATCTCCAGTAGATGGGCGCGAACGGCGTGGGTTCGGTGGTGTCGGCGCATCACCGGATCGTCGAGCAGCGGCTCGACCAGGGCCAACCCGTCCTCTGGCCGCAGCGCCATCCCGACCGCGACCGCGCGGTTGAGCGTCACGATCGGGCTCGGTGCCACCCTGGCAAGCATGGCGTAGAGCAGGCTGATCTGCCGCCAATCGGTGCTTTCCCAGGTGGTGGCCTCCGCGTGCACGGCGGCGATCGCCGCGTGCAGCTGGAATCTGCCGACATGTCCGTGCGGCAATACCCGCTCGAGGATGCGTACCCCTTCGGCGATCAGCTGGTGGTCCCACCGTGCCCGGTCCTGTTCGGCCAGCGGCACCAGATCGCCGTTGTCGGTTCGCGCGGTGGCGCGGGCGTAAGTGAGCAGCATCAGCGCCAGGACGCCTGCGGCTTCGTCGTGGTCCGGTATCACCGCGTGCAGCAGGCGGGTGAGCCGAATGGCTTCCTCGGCTGGACTCGCATCCACCAAAGTTCCACCGGCAGAACGGGTATGGCCCTCGGTGAACATCAGATGGCAGACGTCGAGCACCGCTGCGATGCGCGCGGGCAGCTCCGCCTCGGTCGGGAGGCCGAACACCGCGCCCGCCGCCCGCAGCGTGGACCGTGCCCTGGTCAGGCGTTGCGTCATCGTGCGCTCGGGCACCAGGTACGCGGCGGCGATCTGGGCGGTGCTCAGCCCGGCGACCGCGTGCAGAGTCAACGCGACCTGCGAGGAACGGCTCAGGCTCGGGTGGCAGCACAGCAGAAGCAGCCGCAACGTGTCGTCGTCTTCAGCAGCGGGTGCGTCATCGGCCGCCGGCGCGAGGTGCGCGTCGCCGGGCTGCGCGCCTGCCACCGCCTCCTCGCGTTCCGCTCGGGCGCGGTCGGCCCGCGTCCGATCGATCAGGCGTCGCGAGGCGACCCGGATCAGCCAGCCGCGCGGATTGTCGGGCACGCCGTCGCGATCCCATTGCCGCGCTGCCGCTTCGGCCGCCTCCTGCGCCGCGTCCTCGCAGTCACCGAGGTCACCGTGCCTGCGCAGCAGGGCGGCGAGCACATGCGGGGACTCGCGCCGCCACACGTGCTCCACCACCCCCGCACTCACTGGTCGTCGCCGCCCGGCCCCATGGTGGGCCGCAGTTCGACCGTCTCGCCCGGCCCGGCGAACCGAGCGGCGATCTCCTCGGCGCGAGCCCGGCTCTCCACATCGATCAGGAAGAACCCGGCCAGATGCTCCTTGGCCTCCGCATACGGACCGTCGGTGACCAGCGGCTTCGCATCATCCCACCGGTACAGCCGAGACGACTCGGGCGCCCCGAGCGCCTCGCCCGATATCAGTTCCCCCTTCTCGTGCAGCTCGCCGAGCAGCTTCTCGAACTCGGCGTTCACCCGGTCCCGTTCCTCCTGTGACATGTCCTGGTATTCCGGCAGGTAGTCGGAGGTCGGATGCCCCCACGGCCGCGGGTTGGAGTGAATCATGATCACGTACTTCATTCTCGGCTCCTTGCCTCATGGTGCGGACACGCTCCGGACGCATCCTCACCTGAGACGTCGGTGCTCGGCGCGGCATGTCGACATTCTCTGCCGCTGGATCTTCTGGCGACAGGAACTCCACCTCTGCTATACGTCGCCGAAGGCCAAGCGGGGCGACGAATCGAAGGCCGCCAATCCGTGGCTCCGCGCGACGGTCAGTCGAGGACGGCGAAGGCTTCTACTTCGACGAGGACGTCGGGCTCGAAAAGGTAGTCGACACCGATCGCGGAGAGCGGCGGCAGCGGCTGCGGGATGCCGAGTTCCGTTGCGACACTCTCGATTCCGGCGACGAAGTCGGCGTATTTGTCGGGGGTCCAATTCGTGACGAAGAACCGCAGGCGCACCACGTCGGCGAAGGTGGCCCCGGCTCCGGCGAGGCCGCGGGCGGTATTGCGCAGAGCGTGTGCGACCTGGCCGGTGAGATCGCCTGTCGCGACCGGTTTGCCGTCGGCGTCGCGCGCGATCTGGCCGGCGACATGCACCTGACGGGTGCCCGTGCTGATCGAAACATGGTGGTACGGAACAGGAGTGAACATGCCTTCGGGAGTAAGGAGCTGGACTGTCATCGGGT
This genomic interval carries:
- a CDS encoding RidA family protein, whose product is MTVQLLTPEGMFTPVPYHHVSISTGTRQVHVAGQIARDADGKPVATGDLTGQVAHALRNTARGLAGAGATFADVVRLRFFVTNWTPDKYADFVAGIESVATELGIPQPLPPLSAIGVDYLFEPDVLVEVEAFAVLD
- a CDS encoding YciI family protein codes for the protein MKYVIMIHSNPRPWGHPTSDYLPEYQDMSQEERDRVNAEFEKLLGELHEKGELISGEALGAPESSRLYRWDDAKPLVTDGPYAEAKEHLAGFFLIDVESRARAEEIAARFAGPGETVELRPTMGPGGDDQ
- a CDS encoding RNA polymerase sigma factor — its product is MVEHVWRRESPHVLAALLRRHGDLGDCEDAAQEAAEAAARQWDRDGVPDNPRGWLIRVASRRLIDRTRADRARAEREEAVAGAQPGDAHLAPAADDAPAAEDDDTLRLLLLCCHPSLSRSSQVALTLHAVAGLSTAQIAAAYLVPERTMTQRLTRARSTLRAAGAVFGLPTEAELPARIAAVLDVCHLMFTEGHTRSAGGTLVDASPAEEAIRLTRLLHAVIPDHDEAAGVLALMLLTYARATARTDNGDLVPLAEQDRARWDHQLIAEGVRILERVLPHGHVGRFQLHAAIAAVHAEATTWESTDWRQISLLYAMLARVAPSPIVTLNRAVAVGMALRPEDGLALVEPLLDDPVMRRHHRTHAVRAHLLEMAGDRPGALDSYRQAAQLTASLPEQRYLNARMRRLTPN